A segment of the Candidatus Neomarinimicrobiota bacterium genome:
GTCCGGAAAGCCCGGAAGAAAATCCTGCGAAAAAAAACAGTCCTCTTCACACTAAATCGGCCAGCAGTGATCCAACTTCAAGTAACAGCATTTTAAGGGAATTATTAAGCGCCGATGAGCAGAGTTCCATAAAAAAACTATTCGGCTCCGATGCGTTACTGAAAGTCAAAAGCTTGATTGATAATAATGAAGAAAAAATCAGTGATCTGCCAAGAGGCATGCTTGTAAACATCAAGATTTGATTTACGCATTCGATGAAATCAATAGATCAAATAAGACACGTAATACCGGGAATAAAGCTTCCTGCAAAGATAAGTCATGATCAAAAAACCGGCAGCGGAATTTCATTTAGCAGCTTTCTCGGAGAGGTGAATGCGGCACAAAAAGCCGCCGGAGAAAAAATAATCGGCGTTGTGAGCGGAGAAGTCGAAGATCTGCATGATGCCATGATAGCCGTAGAAAAGGCTGGGCTGAGCTTTCAGATATTGTTGGAGTTTAGAAATAAGCTTATGGAAACATATCAAGAAATAATGCGAATGCGTTTTTAATTTATAGGAGAATGAATTTTGGCTGAACAATTCGGAAACATATTTTCCGGTCTTTCGGGTGTCTTCTGGCAGATGACCGCTCGTCAAAAAGCGGAATTGCTGATGATAACGATCCTGACCATAACAGCCCTTGTGCTTGTGGCGTGGTGGGCTGGTCAAACGGAGTATGAGGTTCTATTCTATGAAATGGCAGCAAGCGATGTAGGCTCCATTGTAAACAAATTAAAAGAGAATGATATCAGCTATAAGATCGACCAGGGCGGAACCAGGATTCTTGTTCCTACCAAAATGGTTCAGGAATTAAGGATCGACTTTGCTCAACAAGGGTTCCCCGAGTCAGGTCTCGTAGGATACGAAATATTCGATCAGTCAAATTTAGGGATGTCAAATTTTGTCCAAAAAATAAATTACAGAAGAGCTCTTGAAGGTGAATTAGCCCGTACTCTGATTCATATGACCGAAATAAAAAATGCGAGAGTTCATATTGTTATACCCGAAGAAAAGTTGTTCAAAGAAGACAAACAATCCCCTTCGGCTGCGGTGATATTGACCTTAGCGCGTTCCAATAGCCTGTCGCAAAGTCAAATTAAAGGAGTAGCGCGACTTATCGCCAGCAGCGTTGAGGGGTTGCGGTCTGATCAAATAACGATAGTGGACTCACACGGCAACGTGCTTTCAAAAGGTGAAGAATCGGGTGAACTATTAGCGAGTACGGGAAATCAATTGGAAATCCAGATGGCTGTGGAGACAGAGCTGATGAAAAAATCACAAGCGATGTTAGAAAGCGTAGTAGGAGTCAATAATTCCATAGTCAGAGTGAATGTCGAGCTTGATTTCGAGAGCATCCAGAAGACAAGCGAATCGTACGATCCGGACGGGCAGGTGATCAGAAGCGAACAGTTCACGACTACGGCGTCAACCGCAACCGATACATCTCAATCGAGTAAAGAGACGAGTACGACAAAGTATGAAATAAATAGAACCGTCGAAACTGTGATGAATTCCGGAGGAGGAATAAAAAGGATGACTATTGCCGTACTCGTTAACGGCAAATATGTCGAATACGATGATCCCGATGGCGGAGAGAAACCAGTGATAAAGTATGAACCTCGCACCCCGAAAGAAATCACCAATCTGACGAATATAGTGAAGACCGCCGTAGGATTTGATGAGGAGAGAGGTGATAAAATCGAAGTTATCGGTATGCAATTTGAAAATTCAGGATTGCTCGCAAATCTTGAAACATCAGAGGACGATGGTTTCCAACTCGATTACATGAATCTCGCAAAAAACGCCGGCATGGTATTAGTCGCTTTGGCAGCTCTTTTCATACTGCGTTCGATGTCCAAAAAAGCGGGTCCAATAAGAATGACTTCATCCGGTCAGTCTAATTACGCTTCTTTGAGTGCAGCGAACGTTGGTACGATAGCTCTGCCCAATGAATCCGACCTACCGAAATTAGGGGAATCGGTGCTGCCCGAAGCTATGGAGCGGACGAAAATACATAATCAGATTGAGAGATATTCAAAAGAAAAATCTTCAGAAGCCACCAGTTTACTGAGAAGTTGGCTTATGGAGGATTGATAATTGCCCGGAATTTCTAATTCAGGTACATCGGCGCTCAACCTTTCGGGCTTGAGAAAGGCAGCTATACTCTTAGTTGCTATGGGTGAAGAAGCTTCTTCACACATATTTAAAAATCTGAGCGATTCTGAAATAGAATTGCTCACGAAAGAGATATCTATTCTAAACAACATTCAGGCTAACGTAATCTCCAACGTAACTGAAGAATTTTATAACATGGTCTTGGCACAGAATTACATCGCCGCCGGTGGGCCAAAATACGCAAAAAGAATTCTCGAAAAGGCACTTGATAAAGAAAAGGCGAAAGAAGTTCTTAAGAAGGTCCAGAGATCTTTAGAAGTCAAAGGATTTAATATCCTGAAGGACGTTGATTCAAACCAGTTGTTGGCATTTATTCAAAAAGAACACCCTCAAACGATAGCTCTCGTACTCACACAGATCGAAATAGAACAGGCATCAAGTATATTAGCTGACCTGCCGGCGGAACTGAGGAAAGACGTTGTGCATAGGTTTGCTACAATGGATACAGTACCGCAGGATATGGTCACGGAGATCGAAAAAATACTTGAATCCCGGATTGATTTTGGCCAGGGAGGTCATAAGCTGGGCGGGGTTAAGGCTACAGCCGAGATATTGAATATGGTTGGCAGGTCTGTCGAGAAAAATATCCTTGAAGGGTTAAGCAAATTCGATCCGGAGCTAGCCACAGAGATAAAGAATTTGATGTTCGTCTTCGAGGATATTCTGATATTAGACGATAGGTCGATACAAAGAGTGTTGAAAGAAATCGACAGCAAAGAACTCTCACTCGCCCTCAAAGCTGTCAGCGATGAGGTGAAGGAAAAAATTCTTTCCAACATGTCCGAGAGAGCTTCTCAAATGGTGATTGAGGAGATGGACTATCTCGGTCCGGTAAGACTCAGGGAAGTCGAAGAGGCACAACAGAGAATTGTCGAATCGATTCGGATGCTTGAGGATGAAGGAGAGATCGTGATACTAATGGCTTCAAAGGGTGAAGAATTAGTTGTATAGCACCATCATTAAGTCGACGGCTACGAAGGATAGCGTCCGGCGGCTGTCGAGACGAGCCAGATCCGACAAAGGGGAATTCACCGATCCAATAGAGGAGATGGATTCTGTTATAGCCGAGGGCGGCTACATGTGGAAGCTCTGGTCTGAAGTCAAAGAACAAATTCAACAGATGGTTGATTCAGCGAAGGATGGTGGATTTAAAGAGGGCAAAGATGCCGGATTCTCTGAGTTAAAGGATCAAATGAATGAATTTAATGAAATGGTGTTAACATTTAAGGCGGGTACACTGAGTTTCTTCGAGGAAACCGAGAAGTTTGTATTGCGCATGTCCATCAAGATCGCTGAGAAAATTCTTCAGAAGAAGTTTGTTGAAGAAGATGACTTCACACTTACTATAGTTCAAAATGCGCTGAAAACAGTGCGGGATAGTATAAATTTATTCATCAGGGTTAATCCGGACGATTACGAATTTATTAAAAGTATGGACTCGCAGTTATCCTCAGAGAGTTCGAATGTCAAAATTTCCGGCGATGAAGAAATTGAGAGAGGGGGGTGTAAAATAGAATCTGATTGGGGGCTGGTCGACGCCCGGATCGATACTCAGCTGGAAAAAATCTATTCTGAACTCGTTAAACCGAAAAACAAAGAACCGGCTTCTATCGATGACAGCGATACTGGATAAGTACTTAGATAATCTTGATACGATTCAGTCTCAAAATTTTAGCGGAATTGTAACCAACGTTGTAGGGTTAATCATTGAATCGAAAGGACCGAAAGCTTTTGTAGGTGAGATATGCAATATAGTTTCAGAAGACGGTATAAATAAAGGGAAAGTCGAGGTAATCGGGTTCAGAAATAAATTTTTGATTTTAATGTCGTTAGGTAGAATAAATGACATCAAACTCGGTGACCGTGTGGTGGGAGAATCTGAAAAGTTTGTTATACCTGTCGGCAGATCATTGTTAGGCAGAATTTTAAACGGAATGGGTGAGCCAATCGACGGCTTAGGCCCACTCCATGTGGAAGAGATGAGACCTGTTCATAATTCTCCGCCAAATCCCTTGGACAGAAAGCGAATCACGGAACAATTATATACCGGCGTAAGGAGTATAGACGTTTTTAATGCCTGCGGAAAAGGTCAGCGAACAGGGATATTTGCAGGAAGTGGCGTAGGTAAGAGCGTGATCCTGGGGATGATAGCAAGAAATACGAGTGCTGATGTGAACGTTATCGCATTGATAGGCGAGAGAGGACGGGAAGTAAAAGAGTTTATCGAAAATGATCTGGGGTCGGAGGGGCTGAAGCGTTCTGTTGTAGTTACTGTAACCTCGGACGAAGCCGCACTTTTAAAGATAAAAGCTATTTTAACGGCCAATACGATAGCGGAATACTTCAGGGACGAAAGACTCGACGTAATGTTATTAGTAGATTCACTCAGCAGAACAGCGACTGCGCAGCGTGAAATAGGATTGGCGGTAGGGGAACTCCCAACTACAAAAGGCTATACCCCGTCTGTTTTCTCCATGCTGCCTAAGATAGTTGAAAGAGCCGGCTGCAATTCTGAAGGAAGCATCACGGGCTTTTATACTGTATTAGTTGAAGGGGATGAGATGGACGATCCGGTGGCAGACGCTGTTCGATCATACCTTGACGGACATATAGTGTTATCAAGGAAATTGGCTCTTAAAAACAGATTTCCCGCCATCGACATATTACAAAGCATGAGCAGGCTGATGAAAGACATTTCATCCGATGACCATAAGTTATTAGCGGATGACGTCAGGAGTAACCTGGCATATTATGAAGAAGCGGAGGATTTAATTAATATTGGAGCTTATACAAAGGGCAACGATCCAAAGATAGACCGCGCAATGGATGTGATCGATAATCTCACAGCATTTATGATTCAAAAAATCGATGAAAAATCCGACCTGGAATCTGATTTGAAATCGTTGGCACAGATATTGCGACCTATTGAATTAAAAACGGAAAATATAAGTGAAGAAGTTCAGGTTCAGACTTGAAAAAGTGCTACAGGCGAAGATGATTCAAGAGAGAGTGAAATTGAAAGAAGTAACCAAAATAGAAAATGAAATTCAAAAGTTGAGAGACGCTCTCGAAGCTATCAGGAGTCGATATAGGGATACGATTCAATCGATCATAACTCAACGCCTCGGAAATTTATCAAGCATAGAATTGAAGCGCACTTTAGCTTACAAAGAACGATTGACATCAAATGAATCGGCTCAGCTGCTCGACATTCAAAGTGCTGATAAAAAAATGGAAGAGATCAAGAAAGAGTTAGCAACTGCTAATATGGAACGTAAAGCGATCGAGAATCTAAAAGAGAAAAAGAAGCACGCGTACAAAAAGAATTACCTTAAATCAGAACAGACTATAAACGACGATATTTCAGTGCGAAATAGAGGGTCAGTTTTTCCGGTTCAAACCGTTATAGAGGAAAATATTGCCTGAAGAGAAAATAAAAGTTTCCGAGAAAGAAGAGATAAAAAAGCCTGAGTCAAAAAAGGGTTTGCCCATAAAACTCATCTTGCTTGGATCAGCCGGGTACCTGGTAGTTCTTGGCTTAATGATCGCCGGAATGATATTAGTATTGAAACCCGATGCGCCGCCGTTAGAGGAGGTTGCCTCAATAGCGGAGAGCGCTCCTCCTGTAACTCAGCCGCCTGTAAAAGAGCCCGACGTTGCCGATCCCGCCACGACATTCCTTGACTTAGCGGAAAATGTCGACATAACCGATTTAGTGGATGAATTAAAGGAGATAGAATATAAAGGCAGACTGCGGCAGAGAATGGAAGTAGATTCCGTGGCAAGACTTCAAGCCGAAAACGAAACAAGAATAGCCAAAGCTAAACTTGAAAAATTGAAATTAGAGACGGCAAAACTAATCGCAGCCAGATATAAACCCGGCTTTAATGTAGGCAGCGCCGCAATTCAGGAAGCTGCAGGAATCTTTGAAACGTCATCGGATAAGATGGAAAAGTCAGGATCGAAGAAGGGTTATCAGCATCTTGCAAAGATATATGCCTCTATGAGACCGGCGGAAGCTGCAAAAATATTGGATAAGATGGAGACCAATCTCGTGGTGAACTTATTGGCGAACATGAAAAACAGAAACGCCGCAAAGATACTAAGCTCGTTCAAACCTCAAAAAGCAGCGAGAATAAGCAGAGAGATGAGCACTAAATTAGCTCAGATTTAAGATGAAACAGAGCGCTCAAATATTAAAAATATTGGATATCCTATCCACAAGCTCAAAAGGGTTGGGGGTGAAAAAGTCGTCCTTAAATAAAAAAGGGGAACAGGAATTTGAATCGCTGCTAACCGATACGGACGATAAACTCTATTCTGTAAATTCATCGGGTATCATCCTGGAGAATCCACCAAGTAAAGCAAAAAACATTCTGAACTTACCGTTTTCGAATACAAGTCCCGATAATTCTGAAATTATAATTGGAGAGGCAAAAATAAGCGCTCAGGAAAATCTGAAAGTTGGTGTTATAAAATCCACGCAAAAATCAGATATTATTTCGCCTCAGAACGGTACTCGATCAAAATTAAATTCTCTGAACTTTGCATCAAATCAGATGAAAAACACAGAACCGATCAAGGTTTCAAAAGGAAAGAGCAATTTAGTCAATAGCAAGCGCCTTATCCTGAATAAAGATTCCGCGAAAGAACTGATCGTTGGTTTACAAAAAGATGATAAGCAAAAAATTGTAAACGATTTAAAGATGAAGACAAAATTATCGGCCGGCGCATCAAAAGCAGTGAGCAACAAAGAGGGCTCTGTTGTGCCGATTGATTCGATGAAGCAAGTAATAGCGGCCACCGGGGGAATGAAAGCGGGCGAAAAGAACGAAGAGGTAGTTGATGTGAACCCGCTGATAAAGTCGGGAAAGAGCTCCGCAATAGATAGAGGGCATCGGACGGTTATTATGGACTCTTCTGAAAATACTTCTTCGCGCATTGAAAACGGGAAAGTTGAAACTTCGTTACAGGGGAATCACACCAAATCGATTTCCAAGATAAAATTATCTCCCGTAATTAACTTAGATAAAGGAGTGACCCCGAAAACAGGAAATCCCGGTGGTACTCCGGTAACCGATATCGGAGATGGTCCGCCCATCGAAGAAAATGAGAATCAGGCTCAGAGTAAATCATCTATATCGAATCATAAGTTAAAATCAGAGGGCGACGTCAAAGGGGCGAAAATTTCTGTCCCGGATGTTGTTCCCGTCTCAGAAAAAGCCGTTAAAACCGTTTCTTCGCCGGGAGTACAAATTGATGATGGGGATGAAGAAAGGGCGATGAGTATACTGAATAAGAAACTATATAACCCGCGTCATGCATTATCGAACTTCAGGGAAGATAATGCTTTGTTTATTCCGGGAGTGAGGAAGAGCGCTATAAGTTCTTTAGAATCCTTAAGTGCGATCTCAATCAACAAACAATTGAGTGACTTTCAGTCAACAGGAAAAAGATTAAACACTAAGTTCAGGACAAAAGGAAAGCCTTTAAGTAAATTAGGTTTAAAAAGAAAAGTTAGTCTTAAACAGAGTAGTCTAATAAACCAGAAGGTCCTCCGAAACAGCTATTTAGCTCGGAACGAATCGCCCGGTTCAGCTGATGGAAAATCTATATTGATTAACGTTGAAAATAATAGCGTTACATCTCTGCCGGTAGAATCAGAAGTGCGAGAATTTTCACTTCCCAAATTGAATACTACATTTACAAAAAACGGGGTTTCGGTTACTCATACGAATCTGCCCGAATCTGATCCGATGAAGTTTTCAATAAAAGCGTTAAATGAGGAATTGAATAAGATTCAGTTACGGTTGTCTCCAAAGGGGTTAGGAAACATTACTATCGATATACATCAAACTGGAAAATCCCTTTATACGAAAATTTATGTTGAGAGTGCAGAGGTGATGCGAATTCTTCAGGATTCGCTTCCGGAGTTAAAAGAAAATTTGTCACAACAGGGGTTGAATTTAGAAGAAGCGAATATTTCCGCAAGAAGAGACGAGGGGCATCATCAGCGTTCACTTATGAATGGGGAAAGATTCAAGGAGGATCGGCAGGATAAGAATTCCGGTTCAGCTCAACCCCCGGAGACGGAAGTTCCTCTTGA
Coding sequences within it:
- a CDS encoding flagellar hook-length control protein FliK produces the protein MKQSAQILKILDILSTSSKGLGVKKSSLNKKGEQEFESLLTDTDDKLYSVNSSGIILENPPSKAKNILNLPFSNTSPDNSEIIIGEAKISAQENLKVGVIKSTQKSDIISPQNGTRSKLNSLNFASNQMKNTEPIKVSKGKSNLVNSKRLILNKDSAKELIVGLQKDDKQKIVNDLKMKTKLSAGASKAVSNKEGSVVPIDSMKQVIAATGGMKAGEKNEEVVDVNPLIKSGKSSAIDRGHRTVIMDSSENTSSRIENGKVETSLQGNHTKSISKIKLSPVINLDKGVTPKTGNPGGTPVTDIGDGPPIEENENQAQSKSSISNHKLKSEGDVKGAKISVPDVVPVSEKAVKTVSSPGVQIDDGDEERAMSILNKKLYNPRHALSNFREDNALFIPGVRKSAISSLESLSAISINKQLSDFQSTGKRLNTKFRTKGKPLSKLGLKRKVSLKQSSLINQKVLRNSYLARNESPGSADGKSILINVENNSVTSLPVESEVREFSLPKLNTTFTKNGVSVTHTNLPESDPMKFSIKALNEELNKIQLRLSPKGLGNITIDIHQTGKSLYTKIYVESAEVMRILQDSLPELKENLSQQGLNLEEANISARRDEGHHQRSLMNGERFKEDRQDKNSGSAQPPETEVPLEVLGRNQVRATSPYSTVEYLV
- the fliG gene encoding flagellar motor switch protein FliG, translated to MSNSGTSALNLSGLRKAAILLVAMGEEASSHIFKNLSDSEIELLTKEISILNNIQANVISNVTEEFYNMVLAQNYIAAGGPKYAKRILEKALDKEKAKEVLKKVQRSLEVKGFNILKDVDSNQLLAFIQKEHPQTIALVLTQIEIEQASSILADLPAELRKDVVHRFATMDTVPQDMVTEIEKILESRIDFGQGGHKLGGVKATAEILNMVGRSVEKNILEGLSKFDPELATEIKNLMFVFEDILILDDRSIQRVLKEIDSKELSLALKAVSDEVKEKILSNMSERASQMVIEEMDYLGPVRLREVEEAQQRIVESIRMLEDEGEIVILMASKGEELVV
- a CDS encoding FliI/YscN family ATPase; this encodes MTAILDKYLDNLDTIQSQNFSGIVTNVVGLIIESKGPKAFVGEICNIVSEDGINKGKVEVIGFRNKFLILMSLGRINDIKLGDRVVGESEKFVIPVGRSLLGRILNGMGEPIDGLGPLHVEEMRPVHNSPPNPLDRKRITEQLYTGVRSIDVFNACGKGQRTGIFAGSGVGKSVILGMIARNTSADVNVIALIGERGREVKEFIENDLGSEGLKRSVVVTVTSDEAALLKIKAILTANTIAEYFRDERLDVMLLVDSLSRTATAQREIGLAVGELPTTKGYTPSVFSMLPKIVERAGCNSEGSITGFYTVLVEGDEMDDPVADAVRSYLDGHIVLSRKLALKNRFPAIDILQSMSRLMKDISSDDHKLLADDVRSNLAYYEEAEDLINIGAYTKGNDPKIDRAMDVIDNLTAFMIQKIDEKSDLESDLKSLAQILRPIELKTENISEEVQVQT
- the fliE gene encoding flagellar hook-basal body complex protein FliE, which translates into the protein MKSIDQIRHVIPGIKLPAKISHDQKTGSGISFSSFLGEVNAAQKAAGEKIIGVVSGEVEDLHDAMIAVEKAGLSFQILLEFRNKLMETYQEIMRMRF
- the fliF gene encoding flagellar M-ring protein FliF, translated to MAEQFGNIFSGLSGVFWQMTARQKAELLMITILTITALVLVAWWAGQTEYEVLFYEMAASDVGSIVNKLKENDISYKIDQGGTRILVPTKMVQELRIDFAQQGFPESGLVGYEIFDQSNLGMSNFVQKINYRRALEGELARTLIHMTEIKNARVHIVIPEEKLFKEDKQSPSAAVILTLARSNSLSQSQIKGVARLIASSVEGLRSDQITIVDSHGNVLSKGEESGELLASTGNQLEIQMAVETELMKKSQAMLESVVGVNNSIVRVNVELDFESIQKTSESYDPDGQVIRSEQFTTTASTATDTSQSSKETSTTKYEINRTVETVMNSGGGIKRMTIAVLVNGKYVEYDDPDGGEKPVIKYEPRTPKEITNLTNIVKTAVGFDEERGDKIEVIGMQFENSGLLANLETSEDDGFQLDYMNLAKNAGMVLVALAALFILRSMSKKAGPIRMTSSGQSNYASLSAANVGTIALPNESDLPKLGESVLPEAMERTKIHNQIERYSKEKSSEATSLLRSWLMED
- the fliJ gene encoding flagellar export protein FliJ, which translates into the protein MKKFRFRLEKVLQAKMIQERVKLKEVTKIENEIQKLRDALEAIRSRYRDTIQSIITQRLGNLSSIELKRTLAYKERLTSNESAQLLDIQSADKKMEEIKKELATANMERKAIENLKEKKKHAYKKNYLKSEQTINDDISVRNRGSVFPVQTVIEENIA